In Phyllostomus discolor isolate MPI-MPIP mPhyDis1 chromosome 2, mPhyDis1.pri.v3, whole genome shotgun sequence, the following are encoded in one genomic region:
- the ARHGAP9 gene encoding rho GTPase-activating protein 9 isoform X2, whose amino-acid sequence MSEPPVYCNLVDLRRCSCTPPPNPVCPPLQRLGTWEQYLDPNSGRCFYINSLTGCKSWKPPRRRCTRTGETDAASMEGTQTLNGDNGVLQPQAKGSDSDTGSPELPAPQGSPCLRRRTSQLDPSDKPSAWQPLRPLPQVLDDPHEVEKSGQLNVTKIAQGGRKLRKNWAPSWVVLAGNSLVFYREPPPAAPSSAWGPAGTRPESSVDLRGAALAHGRHLSSRRNVLHIRTVPGHEFLLQSDLETELRAWHRALRAVLERLDRENPVELRLSGSGPAELEELSAGEDEEEESGFKPLRRFGVLRSSSRCPEGTEQNRVRNKLKRLIAKRPPLQSLQERGLLRDQVFGCQLESLCQREGDTVPSFVRLCVAAVDKRGLDVDGIYRVSGNLAVVQKLRFLVDRERAVTSDGRYMFPEQPGQEGRLDLDSAEWDDIHVVTGALKLFLRELPQPLVPSPLLPDFRAALALLESEQRLSQIRELIVSLPKPNHDTLRYLLEHLCRVIAHSDKNRMTPHNLGIVFGPTLFRPEQETSDPAAHALYPGQLVQLMLTDFTSLFP is encoded by the exons ATGTCAGAGCCCCCTGTGTACTGTAACTTGGTGGACCTTCGCCGCTgctcctgcaccccacccccaaaccctgtATGCCCCCCGCTGCAGAGGCTGGGCACCTGGGAACAGTACCTGGACCCTAACTCCGGACGCTGCTTCTACATAAATTCACTGACTGGCTGCAAGTCCTGGAAGCCCCCACGCCGCCGCTGCACTCGAACCGGGGAGACG gacgCTGCCTCCATGGAGGGGACACAGACCTTGAACGGGGACAATGGTGTCCTGCAGCCTCAGGCAAAGGGCTCAGACTCTGACACAGGGTCTCCAGAACTGCCCGCCCCCCAG ggttCACCCTGCCTCCGGCGACGCACCTCCCAGCTCGACCCCTCCGACAAGCCTTCGGCCTGGCAGCCCCTTCGGCCTCTGCCGCAGGTCCTGGACGACCCCCAT GAGGTGGAAAAGTCGGGCCAGCTCAACGTGACTAAGATCGCTCAGGGGGGACGCAAGCTCAG GAAGAACTGGGCCCCATCTTGGGTGGTGTTAGCGGGTAACAGCCTAGTGTTCTACCGAGAGCCACCCCCCGCCGCACCCTCCTCAGCCTGG GGACCAGCGGGCACGCGGCCCGAGAGCAGTGTGGACCTACGCGGGGCGGCCCTGGCGCACGGCCGCCACCTGTCCAGCCGCCGCAACGTCCTGCAC ATCCGAACGGTGCCAGGCCACGAGTTCCTGCTGCAGTCAGACCTCGAGACCGAGCTGCGGGCCTGGCACCGCGCACTGCGGGCGGTCCTCGAGCGCCTG GATCGGGAGAACCCGGTGGAGCTGCGTCTATCAGGCTCGGGCCCGGCGGAGCTGGAGGAGCTGAGCGCTGGGGAGGACGAAGAAGAAGAGTCGGGGTTCAAGCCACTGCGGCGTTTCGGCGTCCTCAGGAGCTCCA GTCGCTGCCCAGAGGGAACTGAGCAGAACCGCGTGCGGAACAAACTCAAGCGGCTTATCGCTAAAAGACCACCCTTACAAAGCCTGCAGGAGCGGGGTCTGCTCCGAG ACCAGGTGTTCGGCTGCCAGTTGGAATCACTGTGTCAGCGGGAAGGAGACACCGTGCCCAGCTTTGTGCGGCTCTGCGTTGCTGCTGTGGATAAGAGAG GTCTGGATGTGGATGGCATTTACCGGGTAAGCGGGAACTTGGCAGTGGTCCAGAAACTTCGCTTCCTGGTGGACAGAG AGCGGGCGGTCACCTCCGATGGGAGGTACATGTTCCCAGAACAACCAGGACAAG AAGGTCGGTTGGATTTGGACAGTGCTGAGTGGGATGACATTCATGTGGTCACTGGAGCCCTGAAGCTTTTTCTCAGGGAGCTACCCCAGCCTCTAGTACCCTCACCGCTGCTGCCTGATTTTCGTGCTGCCCTTG CGCTCCTGGAATCAGAACAGCGTCTCTCTCAAATACGAGAATTAATAGTCTCACTGCCAAAGCCCAACCATGACACTCTGCGGTACCTCCTGGAGCATTTATGCAG GGTGATAGCACACTCAGATAAGAACCGCATGACCCCTCACAATCTGGGGATTGTGTTTGGACCAACCCTGTTTCGGCCTGAGCAGGAGACATCCGACCCAGCAGCCCATGCTCTCTACCCTGGGCAGCTAGTCCAGTTGATGCTCACGGACTTCACCAGCCTCTTCCCCTGA
- the GLI1 gene encoding zinc finger protein GLI1 isoform X1: protein MFNSMTPPPVSSYGEPCCLRPLPSQGAPSMGTEGLSGLPFCHQANLMSGPHSYGPARETNSCTEAPLFPPSRSAVKLTKKRALSISPLSDASLDLQTVIRTSPSSLVAFINSRCASPGGSYGHLSISTMSPSLGFPPQMNHQKGTSPSFGVQPCGPHNPTQGGMMPHPQSRGPLPTCQLKSELDMLVSKCPEEPLEGDMSSPNSTGTQDPLLGMLDGREDVEREEKPEPESVYETDCRWDGCSQEFDSQEQLVHHINSEHIHGERKEFVCHWGGCSRELRPFKAQYMLVVHMRRHTGEKPHKCTFEGCRKSYSRLENLKTHLRSHTGEKPYMCEHEGCSKAFSNASDRAKHQNRTHSNEKPYVCKLPGCTKRYTDPSSLRKHVKTVHGPDAHVTKRHRGDGPLPRTPSLSTVEPKRERDGGPVREEGRLTVPEGAMKPQPSPGAQSSCSSDHSPAGSAANTDSGVEMTGNTGGSTEDLSSLDEGPCIAGTGLSTLRRLENLRLDQLHQLRPIGPRGLKLPSLTHTGTPVSRRLGPPVSLDRRSSSSSSVSSAYTVSRRSSLASPFPPGSPPENGASSLPGLTPAQHYLLRARYASARGGGTPPTAASSLDRIGSLPGPPWRSRTEYPGYNPNAGVTRRASDPARAPDHPAPARVQRFKSLGCVHTHPTTAGGGRNFDPQLPTSVYSPQPHSISENVTMHTRGLREQTENATSMMGSGLNPYMDFPPADTLGYGGPEGAAAEPYGARGPGSLPLGPGPPTNYSHNPCPQQVSYPDPTPETWGEYPAHSGLYPGPKAPAGTYSQCPRLEHYGHVQVKPEQGCPMGSDSTGLAPCLNAHTNEGPPHQQPLFSHYPQPPPPQYPQSGPYNQPPPDYLPSEPQPSPDFDRPTHPTGQLKAQLVCNYVQSQQELLWEGGGQGDSPVREPLYQSPKFLGGSQVSPSPAKAPAATYGPGFTPNLPNHKSGSYPTPSPCHENFAVAGNKPPHRVAAPPRLLPPLPTCLGPLKAGGTNPSCGHPEMGRLGGGPALYPPPEGQVCNPLDSLDLDNTQLDFVAILDEAQGLSPPPSHSQGDSSEHTPPPSGAPNMAVGNMSVLLGSLPGETQFLNSSA, encoded by the exons ATGTTCAACTCGATGACCCCACCGCCAGTCAGTAGCTATGGCGAGCCCTGCtgtctcaggcccctccccagtCAGGGGGCCCCCAGCATGGGGACAGAAG GACTGTCTGGTCTGCCCTTCTGCCACCAGGCCAATCTTATGTCTGGCCCCCACAGTTATGGGCCAGCCAGAGAGACCAACAGCTGCACGGAGG CCccactctttcctccctcccgGAGTGCAGTCAAACTGACCAAGAAGCGGGCACTGTCCATCTCACCTCTGTCAGACGCCAGCCTGGACCTGCAGACAGTTATCCGAACCTCACCCAGCTCCCTCGTGGCCTTCATCAACTCACGCTGTGCCTCCCCGGGGGGCTCCTACGGTCACCTCTCTATCAGCACTATGAG ccCATCTCTGGGATTCCCACCCCAGATGAATCACCAAAAAGGGACCTCACCATCCTTTGGGGTCCAGCCCTGCGGCCCCCATAACCCCACCCAGGGAGGGATGATGCCTCATCCTCAGTCCCGGGGACCCCTCCCAACTTGCCAG TTGAAGTCTGAGCTGGACATGCTGGTCAGCAAGTGCCCAGAGGAGCCCTTGGAAGGTGACATGTCCAGTCCCAACTCCACCGGCACACAG GACCCCCTGCTGGGGATGCTGGATGGGCGGGAAGatgtggagagagaggagaagcctGAGCCTGAATCTGTGTACGAGACTGACTGCCGCTGGGATGGCTGCAGCCAGGAGTTCGACTCCCAGGAACAGCTGGTGCAT CACATCAACAGCGAGCACATCCACGGGGAGCGGAAAGAGTTCGTGTGCCACTGGGGGGGCTGCTCCAGGGAGCTGAGGCCCTTCAAAGCCCAGTACATGCTGGTGGTCCACATGCGCAGACACACAGGCGAGAAGCCACACAAGTGCACG TTTGAGGGGTGCCGGAAGTCCTACTCACGCCTCGAAAACCTGAAGACACACCTGCGGTCGCACACGGGCGAGAAGCCATACATGTGCGAGCACGAGGGCTGCAGCAAGGCCTTCAGCAATGCCAGCGACCGAGCCAAGCACCAGAACCGAACCCACTCCAATGAG AAGCCGTACGTGTGCAAGCTCCCCGGCTGCACCAAACGCTACACCGACCCCAGCTCGCTCCGGAAACATGTCAAGACAGTGCATGGTCCTGACGCCCATGTGACCAAGCGGCACCGAGGGGACGGCCCCCTGCCCCGCACACCCTCCCTTTCCACAGTGGAGCCCAAGAGGGAGCGCGACGGAGGCCCTGTGAGGGAGGAGGGTAGACTGACTGTGCCCGAAGGTGCTATG AAGCCACAGCCAAGCCCTGGGGCCCAGTCGTCCTGTAGCAGTGACCACTCCCCAGCAGGCAGCGCCGCCAATACCGACAGTGGTGTGGAAATGACTGGAAATACAGGGGGCAGCACTGAGGACCTGTCCAGCTTGGATGAGGGGCCTTGCATTGCTGGCACCGGCCTGTCCACTCTTCGCCGCCTTGAGAACCTCAGGCTGGACCAGCTACATCAACTCCGACCAATAGGGCCCCGGGGCCTCAAACTGCCCAGCTTGACCCACACCG GGACCCCTGTGTCCCGCCGTCTGGGTCCCCCAGTTTCTCTTGACCGCCgcagcagcagctccagcagcGTCAGCTCAGCCTATACTGTCAGCCGCcgctcctccctggcctccccttTCCCCCCGGGCTCCCCGCCAGAGAATGGGGCATCTTCTCTGCCTGGCCTCACACCTGCCCAGCACTACCTGCTCCGGGCAAGATATGCCTCAGCCAGGGGAGGTGGTACTCCACCCACTGCAGCATCCAGCCTGGATCGAATTGGGAGTCTTCCTGGACCTCCCTGGAGAAGCCGAACTGAGTATCCAGGATACAACCCCAATGCAGGGGTTACTCGGAGGGCCAGTGACCCAGCCCGGGCTCCTGACCACCCGGCCCCAGCCAGAGTCCAGCGGTTCAAGAGCTTGGGCTGTGTTCACACACACCCCACCACAGCAGGGGGAGGACGGAACTTTGATCCTCAGCTCCCAACCTCTGTCTACTCACCACAGCCCCACAGCATCAGTGAGAATGTCACCATGCATACCAGAGGGCTGCGGGAGCAGACCGAGAATGCAACCTCCATGATGGGCAGTGGTCTGAACCCTTATATGGACTTCCCACCTGCTGATACTCTGGGTTATGGGGGACCTGAGGGGGCAGCTGCTGAGCCTTATGGAGCTAGGGGTCCAGGCTCCCTGCCTCTTGGACCTGGTCCACCCACCAACTACAGCCACAACCCCTGTCCCCAGCAGGTCTCCTATCCCGACCCCACCCCAGAAACATGGGGTGAATACCCTGCCCACTCCGGGCTGTACCCAGGCCCCAAGGCTCCAGCTGGAACCTACAGCCAGTGTCCTCGTCTTGAACATTATGGACACGTGCAGGTCAAGCCAGAACAGGGGTGTCCAATGGGCTCTGACTCCACAGGACTGGCACCCTGCCTCAATGCCCACACCAATGAGGGGCCTCCACACCAGCAGCCTCTGTTCTCCCActacccccagcctcccccaccccaatatCCCCAGTCAGGCCCCTACAACCAGCCACCCCCTGATTATCTTCCTTCGgaaccccagcccagcccggaTTTTGATCGCCCCACTCACCCTACAGGGCAGCTTAAGGCTCAGCTTGTGTGTAATTATGTTCAGTCCCAGCAGGAGCTGCTGTGGGAGGGCGGGGGCCAGGGAGATTCCCCAGTCCGGGAACCTCTCTACCAGAGTCCCAAGTTTCTGGGGGGCTCCCAGGTTAGCCCAAGCCCTGCCAAGGCCCCAGCGGCCACATATGGACCTGGCTTCACACCTAACTTGCCCAATCACAAGTCAGGTTCCTACCCTACCCCTTCACCATGCCATGAAAATTTTGCAGTGGCAGGAAACAAGCCTCCCCATAGGGTAGCAGCACCACCTCGACTTCTGCCCCCGCTGCCCACTTGCCTTGGGCCGCTTAAGGCAGGGGGCACCAACCCCAGCTGTGGCCACCCTGAGATGGGCAGGTTGGGAGGAGGGCCTGCCTTGTACCCTCCTCCTGAAGGGCAGGTGTGCAACCCCCTGGACTCTCTTGATCTTGACAACACTCAGCTGGACTTTGTGGCTATTCTGGATGAGGCCCAGGGGCTGAGTCCTCCCCCTTCCCATAGTCAGGGGGACAGCTCTGAACATACCCCACCTCCCTCTGGAGCCCCCAACATGGCTGTGGGCAACATGAGTGTCTTACTGGGATCCTTGCCTGGTGAGACACAATTCCTCAATTCCAGTGCCTAA
- the GLI1 gene encoding zinc finger protein GLI1 isoform X2, translating to MFNSMTPPPVSSYGEPCCLRPLPSQGAPSMGTEGLSGLPFCHQANLMSGPHSYGPARETNSCTEAPLFPPSRSAVKLTKKRALSISPLSDASLDLQTVIRTSPSSLVAFINSRCASPGGSYGHLSISTMSPSLGFPPQMNHQKGTSPSFGVQPCGPHNPTQGGMMPHPQSRGPLPTCQDPLLGMLDGREDVEREEKPEPESVYETDCRWDGCSQEFDSQEQLVHHINSEHIHGERKEFVCHWGGCSRELRPFKAQYMLVVHMRRHTGEKPHKCTFEGCRKSYSRLENLKTHLRSHTGEKPYMCEHEGCSKAFSNASDRAKHQNRTHSNEKPYVCKLPGCTKRYTDPSSLRKHVKTVHGPDAHVTKRHRGDGPLPRTPSLSTVEPKRERDGGPVREEGRLTVPEGAMKPQPSPGAQSSCSSDHSPAGSAANTDSGVEMTGNTGGSTEDLSSLDEGPCIAGTGLSTLRRLENLRLDQLHQLRPIGPRGLKLPSLTHTGTPVSRRLGPPVSLDRRSSSSSSVSSAYTVSRRSSLASPFPPGSPPENGASSLPGLTPAQHYLLRARYASARGGGTPPTAASSLDRIGSLPGPPWRSRTEYPGYNPNAGVTRRASDPARAPDHPAPARVQRFKSLGCVHTHPTTAGGGRNFDPQLPTSVYSPQPHSISENVTMHTRGLREQTENATSMMGSGLNPYMDFPPADTLGYGGPEGAAAEPYGARGPGSLPLGPGPPTNYSHNPCPQQVSYPDPTPETWGEYPAHSGLYPGPKAPAGTYSQCPRLEHYGHVQVKPEQGCPMGSDSTGLAPCLNAHTNEGPPHQQPLFSHYPQPPPPQYPQSGPYNQPPPDYLPSEPQPSPDFDRPTHPTGQLKAQLVCNYVQSQQELLWEGGGQGDSPVREPLYQSPKFLGGSQVSPSPAKAPAATYGPGFTPNLPNHKSGSYPTPSPCHENFAVAGNKPPHRVAAPPRLLPPLPTCLGPLKAGGTNPSCGHPEMGRLGGGPALYPPPEGQVCNPLDSLDLDNTQLDFVAILDEAQGLSPPPSHSQGDSSEHTPPPSGAPNMAVGNMSVLLGSLPGETQFLNSSA from the exons ATGTTCAACTCGATGACCCCACCGCCAGTCAGTAGCTATGGCGAGCCCTGCtgtctcaggcccctccccagtCAGGGGGCCCCCAGCATGGGGACAGAAG GACTGTCTGGTCTGCCCTTCTGCCACCAGGCCAATCTTATGTCTGGCCCCCACAGTTATGGGCCAGCCAGAGAGACCAACAGCTGCACGGAGG CCccactctttcctccctcccgGAGTGCAGTCAAACTGACCAAGAAGCGGGCACTGTCCATCTCACCTCTGTCAGACGCCAGCCTGGACCTGCAGACAGTTATCCGAACCTCACCCAGCTCCCTCGTGGCCTTCATCAACTCACGCTGTGCCTCCCCGGGGGGCTCCTACGGTCACCTCTCTATCAGCACTATGAG ccCATCTCTGGGATTCCCACCCCAGATGAATCACCAAAAAGGGACCTCACCATCCTTTGGGGTCCAGCCCTGCGGCCCCCATAACCCCACCCAGGGAGGGATGATGCCTCATCCTCAGTCCCGGGGACCCCTCCCAACTTGCCAG GACCCCCTGCTGGGGATGCTGGATGGGCGGGAAGatgtggagagagaggagaagcctGAGCCTGAATCTGTGTACGAGACTGACTGCCGCTGGGATGGCTGCAGCCAGGAGTTCGACTCCCAGGAACAGCTGGTGCAT CACATCAACAGCGAGCACATCCACGGGGAGCGGAAAGAGTTCGTGTGCCACTGGGGGGGCTGCTCCAGGGAGCTGAGGCCCTTCAAAGCCCAGTACATGCTGGTGGTCCACATGCGCAGACACACAGGCGAGAAGCCACACAAGTGCACG TTTGAGGGGTGCCGGAAGTCCTACTCACGCCTCGAAAACCTGAAGACACACCTGCGGTCGCACACGGGCGAGAAGCCATACATGTGCGAGCACGAGGGCTGCAGCAAGGCCTTCAGCAATGCCAGCGACCGAGCCAAGCACCAGAACCGAACCCACTCCAATGAG AAGCCGTACGTGTGCAAGCTCCCCGGCTGCACCAAACGCTACACCGACCCCAGCTCGCTCCGGAAACATGTCAAGACAGTGCATGGTCCTGACGCCCATGTGACCAAGCGGCACCGAGGGGACGGCCCCCTGCCCCGCACACCCTCCCTTTCCACAGTGGAGCCCAAGAGGGAGCGCGACGGAGGCCCTGTGAGGGAGGAGGGTAGACTGACTGTGCCCGAAGGTGCTATG AAGCCACAGCCAAGCCCTGGGGCCCAGTCGTCCTGTAGCAGTGACCACTCCCCAGCAGGCAGCGCCGCCAATACCGACAGTGGTGTGGAAATGACTGGAAATACAGGGGGCAGCACTGAGGACCTGTCCAGCTTGGATGAGGGGCCTTGCATTGCTGGCACCGGCCTGTCCACTCTTCGCCGCCTTGAGAACCTCAGGCTGGACCAGCTACATCAACTCCGACCAATAGGGCCCCGGGGCCTCAAACTGCCCAGCTTGACCCACACCG GGACCCCTGTGTCCCGCCGTCTGGGTCCCCCAGTTTCTCTTGACCGCCgcagcagcagctccagcagcGTCAGCTCAGCCTATACTGTCAGCCGCcgctcctccctggcctccccttTCCCCCCGGGCTCCCCGCCAGAGAATGGGGCATCTTCTCTGCCTGGCCTCACACCTGCCCAGCACTACCTGCTCCGGGCAAGATATGCCTCAGCCAGGGGAGGTGGTACTCCACCCACTGCAGCATCCAGCCTGGATCGAATTGGGAGTCTTCCTGGACCTCCCTGGAGAAGCCGAACTGAGTATCCAGGATACAACCCCAATGCAGGGGTTACTCGGAGGGCCAGTGACCCAGCCCGGGCTCCTGACCACCCGGCCCCAGCCAGAGTCCAGCGGTTCAAGAGCTTGGGCTGTGTTCACACACACCCCACCACAGCAGGGGGAGGACGGAACTTTGATCCTCAGCTCCCAACCTCTGTCTACTCACCACAGCCCCACAGCATCAGTGAGAATGTCACCATGCATACCAGAGGGCTGCGGGAGCAGACCGAGAATGCAACCTCCATGATGGGCAGTGGTCTGAACCCTTATATGGACTTCCCACCTGCTGATACTCTGGGTTATGGGGGACCTGAGGGGGCAGCTGCTGAGCCTTATGGAGCTAGGGGTCCAGGCTCCCTGCCTCTTGGACCTGGTCCACCCACCAACTACAGCCACAACCCCTGTCCCCAGCAGGTCTCCTATCCCGACCCCACCCCAGAAACATGGGGTGAATACCCTGCCCACTCCGGGCTGTACCCAGGCCCCAAGGCTCCAGCTGGAACCTACAGCCAGTGTCCTCGTCTTGAACATTATGGACACGTGCAGGTCAAGCCAGAACAGGGGTGTCCAATGGGCTCTGACTCCACAGGACTGGCACCCTGCCTCAATGCCCACACCAATGAGGGGCCTCCACACCAGCAGCCTCTGTTCTCCCActacccccagcctcccccaccccaatatCCCCAGTCAGGCCCCTACAACCAGCCACCCCCTGATTATCTTCCTTCGgaaccccagcccagcccggaTTTTGATCGCCCCACTCACCCTACAGGGCAGCTTAAGGCTCAGCTTGTGTGTAATTATGTTCAGTCCCAGCAGGAGCTGCTGTGGGAGGGCGGGGGCCAGGGAGATTCCCCAGTCCGGGAACCTCTCTACCAGAGTCCCAAGTTTCTGGGGGGCTCCCAGGTTAGCCCAAGCCCTGCCAAGGCCCCAGCGGCCACATATGGACCTGGCTTCACACCTAACTTGCCCAATCACAAGTCAGGTTCCTACCCTACCCCTTCACCATGCCATGAAAATTTTGCAGTGGCAGGAAACAAGCCTCCCCATAGGGTAGCAGCACCACCTCGACTTCTGCCCCCGCTGCCCACTTGCCTTGGGCCGCTTAAGGCAGGGGGCACCAACCCCAGCTGTGGCCACCCTGAGATGGGCAGGTTGGGAGGAGGGCCTGCCTTGTACCCTCCTCCTGAAGGGCAGGTGTGCAACCCCCTGGACTCTCTTGATCTTGACAACACTCAGCTGGACTTTGTGGCTATTCTGGATGAGGCCCAGGGGCTGAGTCCTCCCCCTTCCCATAGTCAGGGGGACAGCTCTGAACATACCCCACCTCCCTCTGGAGCCCCCAACATGGCTGTGGGCAACATGAGTGTCTTACTGGGATCCTTGCCTGGTGAGACACAATTCCTCAATTCCAGTGCCTAA